The following proteins are encoded in a genomic region of Mycobacterium sp. 155:
- a CDS encoding ABC transporter substrate-binding protein, producing MACAPPQKDGGGGQTESGVKAAEATSAGACGGMDGLVTAAKAEGELNVIALPPDWANYGAIIKAFSDKYGIKVTSAQPEASSQEEINAANQQKGKSTAPDVFDLGQAVALSNTSMFAPYKVATFDSIPAKFKDPNGVWVNGYGGYMSIGFDSAKVPAITDVDDLLKPEYHGKVALNGDPTQAGAAFSGVVMAALAQGGSADNIAPGVDFFGKLHQLGNFLPVDPTPATIESGQTPVVIDWNYTNAAETQKLPSWQVVVPPDHAVAGYYFQAINKAAPHPAAARLWQEFLFSDEGQNLFMVGGVRPVRADQMAVAGTVDKKAFSKLPSIDGQVVIPTPAQTEAATKYLADNWARAIG from the coding sequence GTGGCATGCGCCCCACCGCAGAAAGACGGCGGCGGCGGGCAGACGGAATCGGGAGTCAAGGCCGCCGAGGCCACCTCTGCCGGGGCATGCGGCGGCATGGACGGCCTGGTCACCGCGGCCAAGGCCGAAGGCGAGCTCAACGTCATTGCTCTGCCCCCGGATTGGGCCAACTACGGCGCAATCATCAAGGCGTTCTCCGACAAGTACGGCATCAAAGTCACCTCGGCGCAGCCCGAGGCCTCCAGCCAGGAGGAGATCAACGCCGCCAATCAGCAGAAGGGCAAGAGCACCGCGCCCGATGTCTTCGATCTTGGACAGGCTGTGGCACTGTCGAACACCTCGATGTTCGCCCCGTACAAGGTGGCCACTTTCGACAGCATCCCGGCGAAGTTCAAGGATCCGAACGGGGTTTGGGTCAATGGCTACGGCGGTTATATGTCTATCGGGTTCGATTCGGCCAAAGTGCCTGCCATCACCGACGTTGACGACCTGCTCAAGCCCGAATACCACGGAAAGGTCGCTCTCAACGGCGATCCCACCCAGGCCGGTGCGGCGTTCTCCGGGGTGGTGATGGCGGCGCTGGCCCAGGGCGGGTCGGCCGACAACATCGCGCCGGGCGTCGACTTCTTCGGAAAGCTCCATCAGTTGGGCAATTTCCTGCCGGTCGACCCGACCCCGGCCACCATCGAGTCGGGCCAGACGCCTGTAGTCATCGACTGGAACTACACCAATGCCGCCGAAACCCAGAAGCTGCCCAGCTGGCAGGTCGTGGTGCCGCCGGACCACGCAGTCGCTGGTTACTACTTCCAGGCGATCAACAAAGCGGCCCCGCATCCGGCCGCGGCGCGGTTGTGGCAGGAGTTCCTGTTCAGTGACGAAGGCCAGAACCTGTTCATGGTGGGCGGTGTCCGGCCGGTGCGCGCAGATCAGATGGCCGTCGCGGGAACCGTCGACAAGAAGGCGTTCTCCAAACTCCCGTCGATCGACGGGCAGGTGGTCATCCCGACACCGGCCCAGACCGAAGCGGCCACCAAGTATCTGGCGGACAACTGGGCCAGGGCGATCGGCTGA
- a CDS encoding ABC transporter permease subunit, with the protein MGRRIRESLPLLPFLTVVTVFLIVPTVTVVVMAFFADGSFSLARIMALFSPTALAALGKSVLLSGSTALIGAVLGAVLAWLIVSSPPSSMVRRSVLALCSVLAQFGGVALAFAFLATIGLNGVLTIWVREHLGWDLAGSGWLYGLPGLILVYTYFQIPLMVIVFLPALEGLRDQWREAAVNLGASRWQYWREVAVPLLTPAFLGSALLLFANAFAAYATAAALVSQGAPIVPLLIRAALTSEVVLGQSGFAYALALEMIVVVAAVMLVYNALVRRTARWLK; encoded by the coding sequence GTGGGTCGGCGGATCCGCGAAAGTCTGCCGCTGCTGCCGTTTCTCACGGTGGTCACCGTTTTTCTGATCGTGCCGACGGTGACAGTGGTGGTCATGGCCTTCTTCGCCGACGGATCTTTCTCGCTTGCGCGGATCATGGCGCTGTTCTCGCCGACGGCGCTCGCGGCCCTCGGCAAGAGCGTGCTGCTCTCGGGCAGCACGGCACTGATCGGGGCGGTGCTGGGTGCCGTGCTGGCCTGGTTGATTGTCAGCAGCCCGCCGTCGTCGATGGTCCGTCGCTCGGTGCTGGCGCTGTGCAGTGTGCTGGCCCAGTTCGGGGGTGTGGCATTGGCTTTCGCGTTCTTGGCGACGATCGGCCTCAACGGTGTGCTGACGATCTGGGTGCGTGAGCATCTGGGTTGGGACTTGGCCGGATCCGGCTGGTTGTACGGGCTGCCCGGGTTGATCCTGGTGTACACCTACTTTCAGATCCCGCTGATGGTGATCGTCTTTCTGCCCGCACTGGAGGGTCTGCGCGACCAGTGGCGTGAGGCCGCCGTCAACCTCGGGGCGTCCAGGTGGCAGTACTGGCGTGAGGTGGCGGTGCCGTTGTTGACCCCGGCGTTCCTCGGATCGGCGTTGTTGTTGTTCGCCAACGCCTTTGCCGCCTACGCGACCGCCGCCGCTCTGGTCAGCCAAGGAGCTCCGATCGTGCCGCTGCTGATCCGCGCGGCCCTCACCAGTGAGGTGGTGCTCGGTCAGTCCGGGTTCGCCTACGCGCTGGCGCTGGAGATGATCGTCGTGGTGGCGGCTGTGATGCTCGTCTACAACGCGCTGGTGCGGCGTACCGCGAGGTGGCTGAAATGA
- a CDS encoding ABC transporter permease, whose product MTHARTTLRITLWVLFGLFFLFPLYAMADFSTRNLIEGGRTLTAWRNLVADETLYQAIVISVLLAVFTVVAMLVLLVPTMIWVRLRAPWARRAIEFLCLLPLTIPALVIVVGLRNVYLWVTYFLGESALTLTFVYVVLVLPFAYRALDAALAAIDLRTLSEAARSLGAGWGATIARVIVPNIWPGILSAAFISIAVVLGEYTIASLSGYQTLQVQIVAIGKSDGPTSVAASLAVLLLGFVLLLALAVVTRGRRRRAGGPR is encoded by the coding sequence ATGACGCACGCGAGAACGACACTGCGGATCACACTGTGGGTGCTGTTCGGGTTGTTCTTCCTGTTCCCGCTGTACGCGATGGCGGACTTCTCCACGCGCAACCTGATCGAGGGCGGACGCACCCTGACGGCCTGGCGCAACCTGGTGGCCGACGAGACGCTGTATCAGGCGATCGTGATCTCGGTGTTGTTGGCGGTGTTCACCGTGGTCGCGATGCTGGTGCTGCTGGTGCCGACGATGATCTGGGTGCGGCTGCGGGCGCCGTGGGCCCGTCGTGCGATCGAATTTCTGTGCCTGTTGCCCTTGACGATTCCGGCCTTGGTGATCGTGGTGGGCCTGCGCAATGTCTACCTCTGGGTCACCTACTTCCTCGGGGAATCCGCGCTGACGCTGACGTTCGTCTACGTCGTACTCGTGCTGCCGTTCGCCTACCGGGCCCTCGACGCGGCGCTCGCGGCCATCGACCTGCGGACTCTGTCGGAGGCGGCTCGCTCGCTCGGCGCCGGCTGGGGCGCCACCATCGCACGGGTGATCGTGCCCAACATCTGGCCCGGAATCCTTTCCGCCGCTTTCATTTCCATCGCCGTGGTGCTCGGCGAATACACCATTGCGTCGCTGAGCGGTTACCAGACCCTGCAGGTGCAGATCGTCGCAATCGGTAAGAGCGACGGTCCGACGTCGGTGGCCGCCTCACTCGCGGTGCTGCTGTTGGGTTTCGTGCTGCTGCTGGCCCTGGCGGTTGTCACCCGCGGCCGCCGTCGGAGGGCGGGTGGTCCGAGGTGA
- a CDS encoding ABC transporter ATP-binding protein, which produces MRSNRGLAVELNDLTRVYGSVKALDGLTLHIEPGELVALLGPSGCGKTTALRILAGLDEATSGSVLVGGRDVSSVPANKRDMGMVFQAYSLFPHLTVLDNVAFGLKMRGKSKADRLSQAADMLDLVGLSEHKDKYADELSGGQQQRVALARALAIRPRVLLLDEPLSALDAKVRVQLRDEIRRVQLEVGTTTLFVTHDQEEALAVADRVGVMSQGKLEQLAAPANLYASPATPFVAEFVGLNNQVPAEVSDGRALLLGTSVPTLAGSVDAGTGTALVRPESIMVTADTDGAARVSSVAFLGPISRVYVTLPDGAVLHAQLASSAAEVFSPGDPVRVGVRPAPVLVI; this is translated from the coding sequence GTGAGGAGCAATCGAGGTCTTGCCGTCGAACTCAATGACCTCACCCGGGTCTACGGCAGTGTCAAGGCGCTCGACGGACTGACGCTGCACATCGAGCCCGGCGAGTTGGTGGCTTTGCTCGGACCGTCGGGGTGCGGCAAGACCACAGCGCTGCGCATCTTGGCAGGTCTCGACGAGGCCACATCGGGCAGCGTGCTGGTCGGTGGGCGCGACGTGAGTTCGGTACCGGCTAACAAGCGCGATATGGGGATGGTGTTCCAGGCGTATAGCCTCTTCCCGCACCTGACCGTGCTGGACAACGTCGCTTTCGGGTTGAAGATGCGAGGAAAGAGCAAGGCCGACAGGCTTTCCCAGGCCGCGGACATGCTCGATTTGGTGGGCTTGAGCGAGCACAAGGACAAGTACGCCGACGAGCTTTCCGGCGGCCAGCAGCAGCGTGTCGCGCTGGCGCGGGCATTGGCGATCCGGCCGCGCGTGCTGCTGCTCGACGAGCCGCTCTCAGCGCTCGACGCGAAGGTGCGGGTGCAGTTGCGCGACGAGATCCGTCGGGTTCAGCTCGAGGTCGGCACCACGACGTTGTTCGTCACCCACGATCAGGAGGAGGCGCTGGCGGTTGCCGACAGGGTCGGGGTGATGAGCCAGGGCAAACTCGAACAGCTCGCAGCGCCGGCAAATCTGTACGCGAGCCCCGCGACACCGTTCGTTGCGGAGTTTGTCGGACTGAACAATCAGGTACCCGCGGAGGTTTCGGACGGGCGGGCTCTCCTGCTGGGTACTTCGGTCCCGACGCTGGCCGGCTCGGTCGATGCAGGTACGGGCACGGCGCTGGTGCGTCCCGAATCCATCATGGTCACCGCCGACACCGACGGTGCCGCTCGGGTCAGCTCGGTGGCGTTCCTCGGGCCGATCTCCCGGGTGTACGTGACGTTGCCCGACGGCGCGGTGCTGCATGCGCAGTTGGCAAGTTCAGCCGCCGAGGTGTTCAGCCCGGGGGACCCGGTGCGCGTCGGGGTACGGCCCGCGCCGGTGCTGGTGATCTGA
- the pyrE gene encoding orotate phosphoribosyltransferase, translating to MSVAAERPETWHAAFDLIRTRGYEHREEPFRLASGQLSHDYIDGKYAIDTGERMTIVSRAVADLAAARGIEFDAVGGLTMGADPLAHGVAMVTGKAWFSVRKEQKSRGREQWIEGTRLEPGTRVLLVDDVISTGGSTEIAYERVAAAGAVVTGVIPMVDRGDVATGRFAKRGVPFAALVTYRDLGIEPVKDV from the coding sequence ATGTCTGTTGCCGCCGAGCGTCCGGAAACCTGGCACGCCGCCTTCGATCTGATCCGCACGCGCGGCTACGAGCACCGCGAGGAGCCGTTCCGGCTGGCCAGCGGCCAGCTCAGCCATGACTACATCGACGGCAAGTACGCCATCGACACCGGTGAGCGGATGACGATCGTCAGCCGCGCGGTCGCCGATCTGGCCGCGGCCCGCGGCATCGAGTTCGACGCCGTCGGCGGTCTGACCATGGGTGCCGACCCGCTGGCCCACGGGGTCGCGATGGTCACCGGCAAGGCCTGGTTCTCGGTGCGCAAGGAACAGAAGAGCCGCGGCCGCGAGCAGTGGATCGAAGGCACCCGGCTCGAACCCGGCACCCGCGTGCTGCTGGTCGACGATGTGATCAGCACCGGCGGCTCCACCGAGATCGCCTACGAGCGCGTCGCCGCCGCGGGTGCGGTGGTGACCGGGGTCATCCCGATGGTCGACCGCGGCGATGTCGCGACGGGACGATTCGCCAAGCGCGGGGTCCCGTTCGCGGCGCTGGTGACCTACCGCGATCTGGGTATCGAACCGGTCAAGGACGTCTGA
- a CDS encoding HugZ family protein, with protein MGESAPDDREVPAARPSAAEEARTVAKSTNSGTLATLTAEGAPWASFVTYGLLDGAPVLCVSNLAEHGRNLAQDPRASIAIVAPGAGSDPLASARVTLAGVAERPAGAEAAAARDAHLSAVTAAKYYIDYSDFSLWVLRVDRVRWVGGYGRMDSATGAAYAAAEPDPVSPHAAGAIEHLNADHAASLLAMARTLGGYPDTTAAVCTGADRYGLDLRVATDRGVAYTRVGYAAPISSFDELRSATVELARRAQAG; from the coding sequence GTGGGTGAGTCGGCGCCTGACGATCGCGAAGTACCGGCGGCGCGACCATCAGCGGCCGAAGAAGCTCGCACCGTGGCCAAGTCGACCAACTCCGGCACGCTGGCCACTCTCACCGCCGAAGGCGCACCGTGGGCGTCGTTCGTCACCTACGGGCTGCTGGACGGTGCTCCGGTGCTCTGCGTGTCGAATCTCGCGGAGCACGGTCGCAACCTCGCGCAGGATCCGCGGGCAAGCATCGCGATCGTCGCGCCCGGGGCCGGGTCGGATCCGCTCGCCAGCGCCCGTGTCACCCTGGCCGGCGTAGCCGAGCGCCCCGCCGGTGCCGAGGCGGCTGCGGCCCGCGACGCCCACCTGTCAGCGGTCACGGCGGCAAAGTACTACATCGACTACAGCGATTTCTCGCTGTGGGTGCTGCGCGTGGACCGGGTGCGTTGGGTCGGCGGCTACGGCCGGATGGACTCGGCCACCGGTGCGGCCTACGCCGCCGCCGAGCCCGACCCGGTGTCGCCGCACGCTGCCGGCGCCATCGAGCATCTCAACGCCGACCACGCTGCGTCACTGCTGGCGATGGCCCGCACTCTCGGCGGCTACCCCGACACCACCGCCGCAGTGTGCACGGGCGCTGACCGCTACGGCCTCGATCTGAGGGTCGCCACCGACCGCGGGGTGGCATACACGCGGGTGGGTTATGCCGCGCCGATCAGCTCCTTCGATGAATTGCGTTCCGCGACAGTCGAGTTGGCCAGGCGAGCCCAGGCCGGATAG
- a CDS encoding maltokinase produces MDIPFGAWLPRQRWYAGRGRALSAARPALVVPLRDNLLLVLLDVSYTDGTRERYQVIVGVGRRDGSDHGHAGATISIDGDRIAYDALFDPDAARYLLKLIDDAATVGEVVFTKEPDAELPLDAPARVSTAEQSNTSVVFGQDAMLKVFRRVTAGVHPDIELNRALGRAGNPHVARLLGSFETSWDGEPYALGVVSEFAADAVEGWHMATTGGGDFAQEARALGAAVASVHTCLADALGTDSIPFPVDVMLSRLTTATQAVPELYDFATRIKQRYRALAGRQITVQRVHGDLHLGQVLRTPQRWLLIDFEGEPGKPLQQRRRPDSAVRDVAGMLRSFDYAAYQRPGVAAQAWADRNSTAFCDGYAAESGVDPRDPVDLLAAYELDKAVYEAAYEARHRPDWLPIPMGSIDRLVG; encoded by the coding sequence CTGGACATCCCGTTTGGCGCGTGGTTACCCCGGCAGCGGTGGTATGCCGGCCGGGGCCGCGCGTTGAGTGCAGCGCGCCCAGCGCTTGTGGTGCCGCTGCGAGACAACCTCCTGCTGGTGTTGTTGGACGTGTCGTACACGGACGGCACTCGTGAGCGCTATCAGGTGATCGTCGGGGTCGGTCGTCGAGACGGTTCAGATCACGGCCACGCCGGCGCGACCATCAGTATCGACGGTGATCGGATCGCTTACGACGCGTTGTTCGACCCGGATGCGGCACGCTATCTGCTGAAACTAATCGACGACGCGGCCACCGTCGGGGAGGTGGTTTTCACGAAGGAGCCGGACGCGGAGCTTCCCCTGGATGCCCCTGCCCGGGTCTCCACGGCCGAGCAGAGCAACACCAGCGTGGTGTTCGGGCAGGACGCCATGCTCAAGGTCTTCCGGCGGGTCACTGCCGGTGTGCATCCTGACATCGAACTCAACCGGGCTTTGGGCAGGGCGGGAAACCCCCATGTGGCTCGGCTGCTCGGATCGTTCGAAACCTCGTGGGACGGCGAGCCGTATGCGCTGGGTGTGGTGTCGGAGTTCGCCGCCGATGCGGTCGAAGGTTGGCACATGGCGACCACCGGTGGCGGTGATTTTGCGCAGGAGGCGCGTGCGCTCGGCGCAGCGGTGGCCTCGGTGCACACGTGCCTGGCTGACGCGCTGGGTACCGATTCCATCCCGTTTCCGGTGGACGTGATGCTGAGCCGGTTGACGACGGCCACGCAAGCGGTGCCCGAGCTGTACGACTTCGCTACGCGAATCAAGCAGCGCTACCGGGCCCTGGCGGGGCGGCAAATCACGGTGCAGCGCGTGCATGGTGACTTGCACCTGGGGCAGGTGCTCCGCACCCCTCAGCGCTGGTTGTTGATCGATTTCGAAGGTGAACCCGGAAAACCGTTGCAGCAGAGGCGTCGTCCAGATTCAGCGGTGCGCGATGTCGCGGGCATGTTGCGCTCGTTCGACTACGCGGCCTATCAACGACCGGGCGTTGCCGCTCAGGCTTGGGCCGACCGCAACAGTACGGCCTTCTGCGACGGTTATGCCGCAGAATCCGGTGTCGACCCACGCGACCCCGTCGACCTACTGGCGGCCTACGAGTTGGACAAGGCGGTGTATGAGGCCGCATACGAAGCCCGGCACCGCCCGGATTGGCTGCCCATCCCGATGGGGTCGATCGACCGGCTGGTGGGCTGA
- a CDS encoding acyl-CoA dehydrogenase family protein translates to MDFQLTEEQTLLADTTRDVLSGYDTEKRNKVVDTDPGYSTQVWAQLAEIGVLGLGFEEDAGGPLEIMVVLGEIGRRLAPEPVLHGALVPGSIIAEVGTDAQRQLLDEVAAGKRLLAFAHTEPGLRGTGTVTTTAAHQGDSWVLTGRKNPVLAGDNADTLIVSAGLPGGGTGLFLVDAATVTRESYRTFDGQRGAQIDLAETLADPLGDAVDAGTAITHALIRASAGLCAEAVGAMAESLRLTTDYLKARKQFGVTLSKFQTLTQRAADMYVSLELARSMALYASMSITDGDFDPVTAARTKLQIGRSGRHIAQESIQLHGGIGITAEYPVGHYAARLTAIEHTLGSSQDQLHTLIDQLGDYQIATL, encoded by the coding sequence ATGGACTTTCAGCTGACCGAAGAACAGACCCTGCTGGCCGACACCACGCGCGATGTGTTGTCGGGCTACGACACCGAAAAGCGCAACAAGGTCGTCGACACCGACCCCGGCTACAGCACTCAGGTGTGGGCCCAGCTCGCCGAGATCGGAGTCCTCGGACTGGGTTTCGAGGAAGACGCCGGCGGCCCGCTCGAGATCATGGTGGTGCTGGGCGAGATCGGACGCCGGCTGGCGCCCGAGCCCGTGCTGCACGGCGCGCTGGTGCCAGGGTCGATCATCGCCGAGGTGGGCACCGACGCACAGCGTCAACTGCTCGACGAGGTCGCTGCCGGCAAGCGACTGCTGGCTTTCGCCCACACCGAGCCTGGCCTACGCGGAACCGGTACCGTCACCACAACCGCTGCCCACCAAGGTGATTCGTGGGTGCTCACCGGCCGGAAGAACCCGGTGCTGGCCGGCGACAACGCCGACACACTGATAGTCAGCGCCGGCCTGCCCGGGGGTGGGACCGGACTGTTTCTCGTCGACGCGGCCACAGTCACCCGGGAGAGCTACCGTACGTTCGACGGGCAACGGGGCGCCCAGATCGACCTCGCCGAAACACTCGCCGATCCCCTCGGTGACGCGGTGGACGCCGGCACGGCCATCACGCACGCGCTGATCCGTGCCTCGGCGGGGCTGTGCGCCGAGGCAGTCGGCGCCATGGCGGAATCGCTACGTCTCACCACCGATTACCTCAAGGCGCGCAAGCAATTCGGGGTCACACTGAGTAAGTTCCAGACTCTGACGCAGCGGGCCGCCGATATGTACGTATCACTGGAGCTGGCCCGCAGCATGGCTCTCTACGCATCGATGTCGATCACCGACGGTGACTTCGATCCCGTGACGGCCGCGCGTACCAAGCTGCAGATCGGCCGCTCGGGCCGACACATCGCGCAGGAATCCATTCAGCTGCACGGCGGCATCGGTATCACCGCGGAGTATCCGGTCGGGCACTATGCGGCGCGGCTCACCGCGATCGAACACACTCTCGGCTCATCGCAAGACCAGTTGCACACGCTGATCGACCAATTGGGCGACTACCAGATCGCCACGCTGTAA
- a CDS encoding acyl-CoA dehydrogenase family protein, translating to MQLALTPEEAAFRDELRTFYTTQVPAEIRERNRLGKPLGKDGIVTAHKILNEHGLAVPNWPVEWGGKDWTPTQHQIWLDEMQLASVPEPLTFNTRMVGPVIAEFGSQAVKERFLPPTAALDIWWCQGFSEPEAGSDLASLRTTAVRDGDSYVVNGQKTWTTLGQYADWIFCLVRTDPHAPKKQAGISFLLIDMNTPGVILRPIKLIDGSFEVNEVFFEDVRVPADQLVGEENQGWTYAKFLLGNERTGIAQVARTKVWLADVKARAKESGLLSDPLFAARLAEAENDVLALELTQMRVTSDSADGKPNPASSVLKLRGSQLQQAATELLVEVAGPDALPFEAGNTIASPEWAQEAAPHYLNYRKTSIYGGSNEVQRTIIASTILGL from the coding sequence ATGCAACTGGCGCTCACACCGGAGGAGGCTGCGTTCCGCGACGAGCTGCGCACCTTCTACACCACCCAGGTTCCCGCTGAGATCCGCGAACGCAACCGGCTGGGTAAACCGCTCGGCAAGGACGGAATCGTCACCGCGCACAAGATCTTGAACGAGCACGGCCTGGCTGTGCCGAACTGGCCCGTCGAGTGGGGCGGCAAGGATTGGACGCCCACTCAGCATCAGATCTGGCTCGACGAGATGCAGTTGGCCAGCGTTCCGGAGCCGTTGACCTTCAATACCCGGATGGTCGGTCCGGTGATCGCCGAGTTCGGCTCGCAGGCCGTCAAGGAACGCTTCCTCCCGCCGACTGCCGCATTGGACATCTGGTGGTGCCAGGGCTTCTCCGAGCCCGAGGCCGGCTCCGATTTGGCCTCGCTGCGCACCACCGCGGTCCGCGACGGGGACAGCTACGTGGTCAACGGCCAGAAGACCTGGACCACGCTCGGCCAGTACGCCGACTGGATCTTCTGCCTGGTCCGCACCGACCCGCACGCCCCCAAGAAGCAGGCAGGCATCTCCTTCCTGCTCATCGACATGAACACCCCGGGCGTCATACTGCGGCCGATCAAGCTCATCGACGGCAGCTTCGAGGTCAACGAGGTGTTCTTCGAGGACGTACGCGTGCCGGCCGACCAGCTGGTCGGTGAGGAGAACCAGGGCTGGACCTACGCGAAGTTCCTGCTCGGCAACGAGCGCACCGGCATCGCGCAGGTGGCTCGCACCAAAGTGTGGCTGGCCGACGTAAAGGCCCGAGCCAAGGAGTCCGGTTTGCTGTCTGACCCCTTGTTCGCTGCGCGATTGGCCGAGGCCGAGAACGACGTGCTGGCCCTGGAACTCACCCAGATGCGCGTCACGTCGGACTCCGCCGACGGCAAGCCCAACCCAGCGTCATCGGTGCTGAAGTTGCGCGGCAGTCAGCTGCAGCAGGCCGCCACCGAACTACTGGTCGAGGTCGCCGGGCCGGACGCGCTGCCATTCGAGGCCGGCAATACGATCGCGTCGCCCGAGTGGGCCCAGGAGGCCGCACCGCACTATCTGAACTATCGCAAAACCTCGATCTACGGCGGCAGCAACGAAGTTCAGCGCACCATCATCGCGTCGACCATTCTCGGATTGTGA
- a CDS encoding ABC transporter permease yields the protein MAVRVGAFALVELQKLRYDRTELFTRLIQPALWLLIFGQTFSRLHVVNTGGVPYLTFLAPGIIAQSALFISIFYGIQIIWDRDAGILAKLMVTPAPASALVTGKAFAAGVRSVVQVVGVVVLAYLMGIPMTANPLRILAAMAIVTLGAAFFACLSMTLAGLVRKRDRLMGIGQAITMPLFFASNALYPVDVMPGWLRWLSTVNPLSYEVNALRGLLIGTPTNWALDVTVLIVAAVLGVAAASALLRRLVR from the coding sequence ATGGCCGTACGTGTCGGTGCCTTCGCCCTCGTGGAGCTGCAGAAGCTGCGCTACGACCGCACCGAGCTGTTCACCCGCCTGATCCAGCCGGCACTGTGGCTGTTGATCTTCGGGCAGACCTTCAGCCGGCTGCACGTGGTCAACACCGGTGGCGTGCCCTATCTGACGTTTCTGGCACCGGGCATCATCGCCCAGTCCGCGTTGTTCATCTCGATCTTCTATGGCATCCAGATCATCTGGGATCGCGATGCGGGCATTCTGGCGAAGCTGATGGTCACGCCGGCACCCGCGTCGGCGCTGGTGACCGGTAAGGCGTTCGCGGCCGGCGTGCGCTCCGTGGTGCAGGTGGTCGGCGTCGTGGTACTCGCCTACCTGATGGGCATCCCGATGACCGCGAACCCGCTGCGGATCCTCGCCGCGATGGCCATCGTGACGTTAGGCGCGGCATTCTTCGCGTGTCTGTCGATGACGCTGGCCGGGCTGGTCCGCAAACGGGACCGGCTGATGGGTATCGGTCAAGCCATCACGATGCCGTTGTTCTTCGCGTCCAATGCGCTCTACCCCGTCGACGTCATGCCCGGCTGGCTCAGATGGCTGTCCACGGTCAATCCGCTGAGCTACGAGGTCAACGCCCTGCGCGGCCTGCTGATCGGCACGCCGACCAATTGGGCGCTCGACGTCACGGTGCTGATCGTGGCGGCTGTGCTCGGCGTCGCCGCCGCCTCGGCGTTGCTGCGCCGGCTGGTGCGCTGA
- a CDS encoding ATP-binding cassette domain-containing protein — protein sequence MNDELLAIDCRHLTHRYGHFTAVEDLSLQVHQGETLGLLGPNGAGKTTVVRVLTTLTPVQQGEVRIFGLDAQRRTMDIRHNIGYVPQQLSIESALTGRQNVELFARLYDVPRTELRERVTTALDGMQLLDVADEPASTYSGGMVRRLELAQALVNRPLLLILDEPTVGLDPIARDSVWEQVQRMQAEFGMTVLLTTHYMGEADALCDRVALMHHGRLQAVGTPAELKAAVSGDGEDATLEDVFRHYAGSELGEDTRRSGIGEVRSSRRTARRVS from the coding sequence ATGAACGACGAACTGCTCGCCATCGACTGCCGGCACCTGACCCATCGCTACGGGCACTTCACCGCCGTCGAGGATCTCAGCCTGCAAGTGCACCAAGGCGAGACCCTGGGCCTACTCGGCCCGAACGGCGCGGGCAAGACCACCGTCGTGCGGGTCCTCACCACATTGACCCCGGTCCAGCAGGGCGAAGTGCGGATCTTCGGACTGGACGCGCAGCGCCGCACCATGGACATCCGGCACAACATCGGCTATGTACCGCAACAACTTTCGATCGAATCGGCACTGACCGGCAGGCAGAACGTCGAGCTGTTCGCCCGCCTCTACGACGTGCCGCGGACCGAACTTCGCGAACGTGTCACCACGGCGCTCGACGGGATGCAGCTGCTCGACGTCGCCGACGAGCCCGCAAGCACCTATTCCGGCGGCATGGTGCGGCGCCTCGAACTGGCCCAGGCGTTGGTCAATCGGCCGCTGCTGCTGATTCTGGACGAACCGACGGTGGGGCTCGATCCGATTGCCCGCGACAGTGTCTGGGAACAAGTACAGCGCATGCAGGCCGAGTTCGGTATGACGGTGCTGCTGACCACCCACTACATGGGCGAGGCAGATGCCCTGTGCGACCGGGTGGCGTTGATGCACCACGGCCGGCTGCAAGCGGTCGGAACCCCGGCCGAACTCAAGGCGGCCGTGTCGGGCGACGGCGAGGACGCCACGCTGGAGGACGTCTTCCGCCACTATGCGGGGTCCGAACTCGGCGAGGACACCCGCCGTTCGGGCATCGGTGAGGTTCGTTCGAGCCGGAGGACGGCACGCCGTGTCAGTTGA